One part of the Paenibacillus silvisoli genome encodes these proteins:
- the panD gene encoding aspartate 1-decarboxylase, with product MFRTMMKSKLHRATVTEANLNYVGSITIDEELMELADLWPNEKVQIVNNNNGARLETYVITGPRGSGVICLNGAAARLVQPGDNVIIISYASMTDEEARAYNPKVVILDAANKPVQMLEKELHSTVL from the coding sequence ATGTTCAGAACGATGATGAAATCCAAGCTTCACCGGGCGACCGTCACGGAAGCGAACCTCAATTATGTGGGCAGCATCACCATTGACGAAGAGCTGATGGAGCTTGCCGATCTTTGGCCTAATGAGAAAGTGCAAATCGTTAATAATAATAACGGCGCGCGTCTGGAGACTTACGTCATAACGGGTCCCCGCGGCTCCGGCGTCATCTGTCTAAACGGTGCGGCGGCCCGTCTTGTCCAGCCTGGCGACAACGTCATTATTATCAGTTATGCTTCGATGACCGACGAGGAAGCGCGCGCGTACAATCCGAAGGTCGTTATTTTGGATGCGGCGAATAAACCGGTTCAAATGCTGGAGAAGGAACTGCATTCGACCGTATTGTAA
- the bshB1 gene encoding bacillithiol biosynthesis deacetylase BshB1, producing MTEAVDILAFGAHPDDVEIGMGGTIAKHAQQGRKVAICDLTEAEMSSNGTVETRRQEAAEASAVLGLSYRSTLKLPDRGLTGSADQLEAIVAEIRRLRPRLVFAPYWSDRHPDHVSCSHLIEEAVFNAKLRNYLPALPPVQVEQLYFYYINDSNEVSLITDISDHIETKLKALQAYRSQFAPPQEGEDRVRTPLTDRYIQRVEARDMLLGQTKGWAYAEGFAIKRPHAVTLF from the coding sequence ATGACGGAAGCCGTGGATATTCTCGCTTTCGGCGCCCATCCCGACGATGTCGAAATCGGCATGGGCGGTACGATTGCCAAGCACGCGCAGCAGGGCAGGAAGGTCGCGATCTGCGACTTGACCGAAGCTGAAATGTCCTCGAACGGCACCGTGGAAACGAGGCGGCAGGAAGCCGCCGAAGCTTCCGCGGTGCTTGGTCTATCTTACCGTTCGACGTTGAAGCTGCCTGACCGGGGGTTGACCGGCTCGGCCGACCAGCTCGAAGCGATCGTAGCGGAAATTCGCCGGCTGCGCCCGAGACTCGTGTTTGCGCCGTACTGGTCGGATCGCCATCCGGACCACGTCAGCTGCAGTCATTTGATCGAAGAGGCCGTATTTAACGCCAAGCTGCGCAACTATTTGCCCGCTTTGCCTCCCGTTCAGGTCGAGCAGCTGTACTTCTATTACATAAACGACAGCAACGAGGTCAGCCTCATTACCGATATTAGCGATCATATCGAAACGAAGCTCAAAGCGCTGCAGGCGTACCGCTCGCAATTTGCTCCTCCGCAGGAAGGGGAAGACCGGGTGCGGACGCCGCTTACCGACCGGTATATTCAGCGCGTCGAAGCGCGGGATATGCTGCTTGGCCAGACGAAGGGATGGGCGTACGCGGAAGGATTTGCAATCAAACGTCCGCATGCGGTAACTTTATTTTAA
- the panB gene encoding 3-methyl-2-oxobutanoate hydroxymethyltransferase, whose product MKQPLTITKLKKMKQSGEPISVLTAYDYPSAKLAEEAGIDVILVGDSLGNVVLGYDTTIPVTLDDMVYHTRATVRGAANTFIVADLPFMTYRLGKETTLRNAARLLQEGGAHAVKMEGGAEIADEVAALVKAGIPVMGHIGLTPQSVHQLGGYKVQGKLEAEAQQLIDDAKALEAAGAFSIVLELVTEPLAEAISSSLSIPTIGIGAGRGCDGQVLVYHDILQYASPYREKRFVKTYADLGTTIRNAIGAYVSDVKSREFPQQAHVFPMEQELLRQLYGSGKSEAAATGQTAPEAAEKKGGGVS is encoded by the coding sequence ATGAAACAACCGTTGACTATTACGAAGCTTAAAAAAATGAAGCAAAGCGGCGAGCCGATTTCCGTGCTGACCGCCTATGATTACCCTTCGGCAAAGCTTGCCGAGGAAGCCGGAATCGATGTCATTCTTGTCGGGGACTCGCTCGGCAACGTCGTACTGGGATACGACACGACGATACCCGTCACGCTAGACGATATGGTTTATCACACCAGGGCGACAGTCCGGGGTGCTGCAAATACATTCATCGTGGCCGATCTGCCGTTCATGACGTATCGGCTTGGCAAGGAAACGACGCTTCGCAATGCGGCGCGCTTGCTGCAGGAAGGCGGAGCTCACGCGGTCAAGATGGAAGGCGGAGCGGAAATCGCCGACGAGGTGGCCGCATTGGTGAAAGCCGGCATTCCCGTTATGGGACATATCGGCCTAACGCCGCAGTCGGTTCATCAGCTTGGCGGCTATAAGGTACAGGGCAAGCTCGAGGCGGAGGCGCAGCAGCTGATCGATGACGCGAAGGCGCTTGAGGCGGCCGGCGCGTTCAGCATCGTGCTGGAGCTGGTCACCGAGCCTTTGGCCGAAGCGATCTCATCGTCGCTGTCGATTCCGACGATCGGCATCGGGGCAGGGCGCGGCTGCGACGGTCAAGTACTCGTTTATCATGATATTTTGCAATACGCTTCCCCTTACCGGGAGAAAAGATTCGTCAAAACGTATGCCGATCTCGGAACGACGATCCGCAATGCGATCGGCGCCTATGTATCGGATGTCAAATCCCGCGAATTCCCGCAGCAGGCTCACGTCTTCCCGATGGAACAGGAGCTGCTGAGACAGCTGTACGGCTCCGGCAAGAGCGAAGCGGCTGCGACCGGCCAGACGGCTCCGGAAGCTGCGGAGAAGAAGGGCGGCGGCGTATCATGA
- a CDS encoding biotin--[acetyl-CoA-carboxylase] ligase, with amino-acid sequence MNHRILELLEQQSGAYLSGELLSQELQISRTAIWKQIKKLEEAGYQIEASRRLGYRLTGKPDRLSPQELTLKLQSKEVTLIKSIRCFDSVDSTQNIAQRLAEDGAPEGTLIVAEQQTSGRGRLGRKWVSPSGKGVYMSFILRPGMPLHFAPQLTLLTAVALCRALRSVAAPLDIGIKWPNDLLIGGKKISGILLESTAEEERLRYVIAGIGISVNLTADDFPPELHDIATSLRNELGKPLDRSEIVASFFDQFEQLYEVYQREGFAPIKMLWEALSVTLHKPTRLFLASGETIATPIGLNEQGALLARKSDGTIVPIFSSEQVPPAG; translated from the coding sequence ATGAATCATCGCATACTTGAATTATTGGAGCAGCAATCCGGCGCGTATCTATCCGGCGAGCTGCTCAGCCAGGAGCTTCAGATCAGCCGTACGGCGATCTGGAAGCAGATCAAGAAGCTCGAAGAAGCCGGCTATCAAATCGAAGCTTCGCGCCGGCTCGGCTATCGGCTGACGGGCAAACCGGACAGGCTGTCGCCGCAGGAGCTGACCTTGAAGCTGCAGAGCAAGGAAGTGACGCTCATCAAATCGATCCGCTGCTTCGATTCCGTCGACTCGACGCAAAATATCGCGCAGCGTCTGGCCGAAGACGGCGCGCCGGAAGGCACGCTGATCGTCGCGGAGCAGCAAACGAGCGGCCGCGGACGGTTAGGACGGAAATGGGTGTCGCCATCCGGCAAAGGCGTTTATATGAGCTTTATTTTGCGGCCTGGGATGCCGCTTCATTTCGCCCCGCAGCTGACGCTGCTTACGGCCGTCGCGCTTTGCCGCGCGCTTCGTTCTGTAGCAGCCCCGCTCGATATCGGCATCAAATGGCCGAATGACTTGCTTATCGGCGGGAAGAAGATTAGCGGCATATTGCTGGAATCGACCGCTGAGGAAGAACGGCTGCGTTATGTCATTGCCGGCATCGGCATCAGCGTGAATCTGACGGCGGACGATTTTCCGCCGGAGCTGCACGATATCGCTACGTCGCTGCGCAACGAGCTCGGCAAGCCGCTCGACAGGTCGGAAATCGTCGCCTCCTTCTTCGACCAATTCGAACAGCTTTACGAGGTCTATCAGAGGGAGGGCTTCGCGCCGATCAAGATGCTTTGGGAGGCTCTTTCCGTAACGCTGCACAAGCCGACCCGGCTGTTCCTGGCGAGCGGGGAAACGATCGCGACTCCGATCGGCTTAAACGAGCAAGGGGCGCTTCTGGCGCGGAAGAGCGACGGGACAATCGTGCCGATCTTCTCCAGCGAGCAGGTGCCGCCGGCAGGGTAA
- a CDS encoding tetratricopeptide repeat protein, with translation MGGESSIKKAYDAILSGDFEQAILHFEEAIALEPSNGAAYYKCSITCARSGKWQKALQYAEQAVELDPEQVIYQFHLETVKARSLVVEAEGLLTRSPSNTETALELLHEATRLDPLNIEALLMLSAAYATVSRYEEASLYAREAVRLEPEHTAARQLIADMNRKRRVFRLNSHRTKRRRNR, from the coding sequence ATGGGCGGAGAGAGCAGCATCAAGAAAGCTTACGATGCCATCCTAAGCGGCGATTTCGAACAGGCAATCCTGCATTTTGAAGAAGCGATTGCGCTGGAACCTAGTAATGGAGCAGCCTACTATAAATGCTCGATTACTTGTGCCCGCAGCGGAAAATGGCAGAAAGCGCTCCAGTATGCCGAACAAGCGGTAGAGCTGGACCCGGAGCAAGTCATTTATCAGTTTCACCTGGAAACAGTGAAAGCTAGATCGCTCGTAGTGGAAGCCGAAGGGCTGCTGACGCGCTCGCCTTCGAACACGGAGACTGCGCTGGAGCTGCTGCACGAGGCTACGCGGCTGGATCCGCTCAATATCGAGGCACTGCTGATGTTGAGCGCTGCCTATGCGACGGTAAGCCGCTACGAGGAAGCATCCCTATACGCACGAGAGGCGGTGCGGCTTGAGCCTGAACACACCGCAGCACGCCAGCTGATCGCCGATATGAACCGCAAAAGGCGGGTGTTTCGGCTGAACAGCCATCGAACTAAAAGAAGAAGGAACAGGTGA
- the panC gene encoding pantoate--beta-alanine ligase, translated as MIRCTTIQELKEQLARQRKYNPDGLVGFVPTMGYLHEGHASLMRRASEECAVTVLSIFVNPLQFGPNEDFDRYPRDLERDARLAEANGVDIIFAPTVKEMYPTKPLTRVLISEVTDRLCGASRPGHFDGVGTVVSKLFNLVRPDRAYFGMKDAQQVAVIEQMVNDLNIPVQIVRCETVREADGLAMSSRNVYLTPEEREQAVVLSKTLRAAEAWVKQPGMTPVKLSKLITGQIETAPLGRIDYAELLTYPELAPLEPNTVLSTLSHTLIIALAVKFGGTRLIDNRLFELELGEGGGDNHVQNDDEIQASPGDRHGSEPQLCGQHHH; from the coding sequence ATGATCCGCTGTACGACCATTCAAGAGCTGAAAGAACAATTGGCAAGGCAGCGCAAATACAATCCGGACGGCCTCGTCGGTTTCGTGCCGACGATGGGCTATCTGCATGAAGGGCATGCCAGCTTGATGCGGCGGGCCAGCGAAGAATGCGCCGTAACGGTGCTGTCCATCTTCGTCAATCCGCTGCAGTTCGGCCCGAACGAAGATTTCGACCGGTACCCGCGCGATTTGGAGCGGGATGCGAGGCTGGCGGAAGCTAACGGCGTCGATATTATATTCGCGCCAACCGTGAAGGAGATGTATCCGACCAAGCCGCTGACGCGCGTGCTGATCAGCGAAGTGACGGACCGGCTGTGCGGCGCGTCCCGCCCGGGGCATTTCGACGGCGTGGGTACGGTCGTCAGCAAGCTGTTCAACCTCGTACGGCCGGACCGCGCGTATTTCGGCATGAAGGACGCGCAGCAGGTCGCCGTCATCGAACAGATGGTAAACGACCTGAACATTCCGGTGCAAATCGTGCGCTGCGAAACGGTGCGCGAAGCGGACGGACTCGCGATGAGCTCGCGGAACGTTTATTTGACGCCGGAGGAGCGGGAGCAGGCCGTCGTACTGTCCAAGACGCTGCGCGCGGCGGAAGCTTGGGTGAAGCAGCCGGGCATGACGCCGGTTAAGCTGTCCAAGCTGATTACCGGCCAGATTGAAACGGCGCCGCTCGGCCGGATCGATTATGCCGAGCTATTAACGTATCCGGAGCTGGCTCCGCTTGAACCAAATACGGTATTATCTACTTTATCCCATACGCTCATTATTGCGCTAGCCGTCAAATTCGGCGGTACGCGTTTGATCGACAATCGATTATTCGAGCTCGAACTCGGCGAAGGCGGAGGTGACAACCATGTTCAGAACGATGATGAAATCCAAGCTTCACCGGGCGACCGTCACGGAAGCGAACCTCAATTATGTGGGCAGCATCACCATTGA
- the mgsA gene encoding methylglyoxal synthase: MLSIAFIAHDRKKDEMVNFVTAYEHVFQGHKLYSTGTTGLRIMEKTSLSIHRFMSGPLGGDQQIGALVAQNEMDLIIFLRDPLMAQPHEPDIIALLRLCDVQGIPVATNVATGELLVRALQRGDFAWRELVHKYKPGEQQ, encoded by the coding sequence ATGTTGAGCATCGCATTTATTGCCCACGATCGTAAGAAGGATGAAATGGTTAACTTTGTAACGGCCTATGAGCATGTATTCCAAGGCCATAAGCTGTATTCGACAGGTACGACCGGTTTGCGGATTATGGAGAAAACAAGCTTGTCCATTCATCGGTTTATGTCGGGACCTCTCGGCGGGGACCAGCAAATCGGCGCGCTTGTTGCGCAAAACGAAATGGACTTGATCATTTTCCTGCGCGACCCGCTGATGGCGCAGCCGCACGAGCCGGACATTATCGCGCTTCTTCGTCTTTGCGACGTGCAGGGCATTCCGGTCGCGACGAACGTGGCGACGGGCGAGCTGCTCGTACGCGCGCTGCAGCGCGGCGATTTCGCATGGCGGGAGCTTGTCCATAAGTATAAGCCGGGTGAACAGCAATGA
- the dapB gene encoding 4-hydroxy-tetrahydrodipicolinate reductase: MSTQLIRVAVIGASGRMGREVVKMVLQDEMLTLAAAVAPSTGPIDAGTLVGLQPCGVTVSSNLDDALVEANADVLVDFTVPSAAYGNTRTAIEHGVRPVIGTTGLTPEQIAELDELCKEKGIGGLIAPNFSIGAILMMRFAAQAAKYMPHVEIIEYHGDQKLDAPSGTSIKTAELISAARQELRQGNPNEEEIIEGSRGGYYNGFRIHSVRLPGVFAQQEVVFGGHGQTLKIRHDSYERAGYMPGVSVACKKVMTYTGLIYGFEHLMD; encoded by the coding sequence ATGTCCACACAATTGATTCGCGTTGCGGTAATCGGCGCAAGCGGCCGAATGGGCCGTGAAGTTGTTAAAATGGTGCTTCAAGACGAAATGCTCACGCTGGCGGCTGCGGTAGCGCCTTCCACAGGTCCGATCGATGCCGGAACATTGGTCGGACTTCAGCCTTGCGGCGTAACGGTAAGCAGCAATCTGGACGATGCGCTTGTGGAAGCAAACGCGGATGTCCTGGTTGATTTTACGGTACCGAGCGCCGCATACGGCAACACGCGGACGGCGATCGAGCACGGCGTACGCCCGGTTATCGGTACGACCGGGTTAACGCCGGAGCAGATTGCCGAGCTGGACGAGCTGTGCAAGGAGAAGGGAATCGGCGGCTTGATCGCGCCTAATTTCTCGATCGGCGCCATTCTAATGATGCGCTTCGCGGCGCAGGCGGCTAAATATATGCCTCATGTCGAAATCATCGAATATCACGGCGACCAGAAGCTGGATGCGCCGTCCGGCACGTCCATCAAGACGGCGGAGCTGATCTCGGCCGCGCGTCAAGAGCTGCGCCAGGGCAATCCGAACGAGGAAGAAATCATCGAAGGCTCCCGCGGCGGCTATTATAATGGGTTCCGCATACATAGCGTTCGTTTGCCGGGCGTATTCGCTCAGCAGGAAGTCGTTTTCGGCGGTCACGGCCAAACGCTCAAGATCCGTCATGATTCCTACGAGCGTGCCGGATATATGCCGGGCGTCAGTGTAGCTTGCAAAAAGGTAATGACTTATACCGGACTTATTTATGGCTTCGAGCATTTGATGGACTAA
- a CDS encoding tetratricopeptide repeat protein, translating into MFKHVFATMQEMLHEIIIHYPHANDAQRKQLDDQLSSLKQFSDTFIEEWLQFEEKMADFRDMQLACSKGSAAGKPAPPQAASSGYPKIISAAPASSSPQQHPKQPSAPPPHPCQIAIMNAPDVYDEAAIELQQSMSKGQGFFKLLMFKEAFGHFQDAVKRSPDDNRARLFLGMTCMHLQEWNEAQRHFQLLVEVTEHPKWKALGFNALGCIQAVRMNLEQAAKYFEKAHEADPNFTDPLSNMKSCAQHAGQLSLFFGSGQL; encoded by the coding sequence ATGTTCAAACATGTATTTGCTACCATGCAGGAAATGCTCCACGAAATCATTATCCATTATCCGCATGCCAACGACGCGCAACGCAAACAGCTCGATGACCAATTGTCATCGTTAAAGCAATTCAGCGATACCTTTATTGAAGAATGGCTCCAATTCGAAGAAAAAATGGCCGATTTCCGCGATATGCAGCTGGCTTGCTCCAAAGGGTCGGCAGCCGGCAAGCCGGCGCCGCCTCAAGCGGCATCCAGCGGCTATCCGAAAATCATTTCGGCTGCTCCGGCATCCAGTTCGCCGCAGCAGCACCCGAAGCAGCCGTCGGCGCCTCCTCCGCATCCCTGTCAGATCGCGATCATGAACGCGCCCGACGTATACGACGAAGCGGCCATCGAGCTGCAGCAGTCGATGTCGAAGGGGCAGGGCTTTTTTAAATTGTTAATGTTCAAAGAGGCGTTCGGGCATTTCCAAGACGCGGTCAAACGATCACCCGACGACAACCGCGCGAGATTGTTTCTAGGCATGACCTGCATGCATTTGCAGGAGTGGAACGAAGCGCAGCGTCATTTTCAGCTGCTGGTCGAAGTGACGGAGCATCCGAAGTGGAAGGCTTTGGGCTTCAATGCGCTTGGCTGCATTCAAGCCGTCCGCATGAATTTGGAACAGGCGGCCAAATATTTCGAGAAGGCCCACGAGGCCGACCCTAATTTTACCGATCCGTTATCGAATATGAAGTCATGCGCGCAGCATGCAGGCCAGTTATCCTTGTTTTTCGGGAGCGGCCAGCTTTAG
- a CDS encoding CCA tRNA nucleotidyltransferase, which produces MSWSAALTKALPLLHTLERLGHEAVFVGGCVRDTLLGRALKDVDIATSAEPEAVIAAFPHTIPTGLQHGTVTVVHEKETYEVTTFRTESDYERFRRPTQVQFVKNLDADLMRRDFTMNSMAMRADGSIHDPFGGQRDLRGGLLRCVGDPDARLQEDALRIVRAVRFASGFNLRIAARTWRAIMRHRHLLAHIAMERIGLELDKMVGGSDPGRAAAYLAASGILSETKEALPRPLAEMSERYQARRKLRRGRSGETPAAAKAEAEEESRAMAAIQAIAELNGLEDRWAAVCCALGFRSGQAAELFEALRYSSVRTVQAAAAVAIHQTMVTRDSLNEDTRRNWIAQILRHGKPAAMQWLRVIEAVTALSPSSESGYADQLDEWLQGMQASTIKELAIKGNDLIALRQEPSGPWLGKLLGELLHAVALGELPNEKEALLRAAAIQRPVDEGEYT; this is translated from the coding sequence ATGTCGTGGAGTGCTGCGCTGACAAAGGCGCTCCCTTTGCTGCATACGCTCGAGAGGCTGGGTCATGAAGCGGTATTCGTTGGCGGCTGCGTCCGCGATACGCTGCTGGGCAGAGCGCTCAAAGACGTTGATATTGCCACGTCCGCGGAGCCCGAGGCGGTCATTGCGGCCTTTCCGCATACGATTCCTACGGGGCTGCAGCATGGCACCGTAACGGTCGTACACGAGAAGGAAACGTATGAAGTGACGACGTTCCGGACCGAGTCCGACTATGAACGGTTCAGGCGTCCTACGCAGGTGCAGTTCGTGAAGAATCTGGACGCGGATTTGATGCGGCGCGATTTTACGATGAACAGCATGGCGATGCGCGCGGACGGGTCGATCCACGATCCGTTCGGCGGCCAGCGCGATTTGCGCGGCGGCCTGCTCCGCTGCGTCGGGGATCCCGATGCGAGACTGCAGGAGGATGCGCTTCGCATCGTGCGAGCGGTGAGGTTCGCCTCCGGCTTTAATCTGCGCATCGCCGCAAGGACGTGGCGGGCGATTATGCGCCATCGGCATTTGCTTGCGCATATCGCGATGGAGCGGATCGGGCTGGAATTGGACAAGATGGTCGGCGGCAGCGATCCTGGCCGCGCGGCAGCCTATCTGGCGGCAAGCGGCATATTGAGCGAAACGAAAGAGGCGCTGCCCCGTCCGTTGGCGGAGATGTCCGAGCGTTATCAGGCGCGGCGCAAACTTCGAAGGGGGAGAAGCGGCGAAACTCCTGCTGCTGCGAAGGCCGAAGCCGAAGAAGAAAGCCGGGCGATGGCCGCTATTCAAGCCATTGCCGAATTAAACGGCCTCGAAGACCGCTGGGCGGCCGTTTGCTGCGCGCTCGGCTTCCGGAGCGGACAAGCCGCGGAGCTGTTCGAGGCGCTCCGCTATTCCAGCGTCCGAACCGTACAGGCAGCAGCCGCTGTCGCGATTCACCAAACGATGGTGACCCGCGATTCGCTGAACGAGGATACAAGACGAAATTGGATCGCCCAAATTTTGCGGCACGGGAAGCCAGCGGCCATGCAGTGGCTGCGCGTGATCGAAGCCGTGACGGCTTTATCGCCATCGTCGGAGAGCGGCTATGCCGACCAGCTGGACGAGTGGCTGCAAGGGATGCAAGCTTCCACGATAAAGGAGCTCGCGATCAAAGGAAACGATCTCATAGCGCTTCGCCAGGAGCCTTCTGGACCATGGCTCGGCAAGCTGCTCGGAGAGTTGCTGCACGCCGTTGCGCTGGGCGAGCTGCCGAACGAGAAGGAAGCGCTGCTGCGGGCGGCAGCCATTCAACGACCGGTTGATGAAGGGGAATATACATGA
- the bshA gene encoding N-acetyl-alpha-D-glucosaminyl L-malate synthase BshA, with protein sequence MAKRLKIGITCYPTLGGSGVVATELGKLLAEKGHEIHFITHSVPFRLGQFQKNIFYHEVEVNDYYVFRYPPYDLSLASKMAQVVKMQNLDVLHVHYAVPHAVCAYLAKEMVGADKLKTVTTLHGTDITVLAQDVSLKDLIRMGINRSDAVTAVSNDLIRETRELLDIEKPIELTYNFVDKRVYYPRECSSLRSDFAAKDEKILMHISNFRPVKRVHDVVDIFNKVSKEVPSRLLFVGEGPDLPKVQMQIRELGLQDRVHFLGKQDDVAQVISIADVLLLPSEKESFGLVALEAMACGVPTIGSIAGGIPELVTHGETGFLSPIGDTDSMAYNAIKLLRNEDLYRKFREACLYRARHEFCNDLITAEYERIYYKVLGIEADIPVPVCE encoded by the coding sequence ATGGCTAAACGCTTGAAAATCGGGATCACATGTTATCCGACGCTAGGCGGCTCAGGCGTCGTGGCGACCGAGCTGGGCAAGCTCCTTGCCGAAAAGGGGCATGAAATTCATTTTATTACTCATAGCGTGCCGTTTAGGCTGGGTCAATTTCAGAAAAATATTTTCTATCATGAAGTCGAAGTAAACGATTATTACGTGTTCCGTTATCCGCCTTACGATTTGTCCCTGGCAAGCAAAATGGCGCAGGTCGTTAAAATGCAAAATCTCGACGTGCTCCACGTCCATTATGCGGTGCCTCACGCGGTTTGCGCGTATTTGGCCAAGGAGATGGTCGGCGCCGACAAGCTCAAAACGGTGACGACGCTGCACGGCACCGATATTACCGTGCTCGCGCAGGATGTGTCGCTGAAAGACTTGATCCGGATGGGCATCAACAGAAGCGATGCGGTAACGGCCGTCTCGAACGATCTGATCCGCGAAACCCGCGAGCTGCTCGATATCGAGAAGCCGATCGAGCTGACTTATAATTTTGTCGATAAACGGGTGTACTATCCGCGCGAATGCAGCTCGCTCCGCAGCGACTTCGCTGCGAAGGACGAGAAAATTTTGATGCATATCTCGAATTTCCGTCCGGTGAAACGGGTTCATGACGTCGTGGACATCTTTAATAAAGTATCGAAGGAAGTGCCGAGCCGCCTGCTGTTCGTTGGCGAAGGGCCGGACTTGCCGAAGGTTCAAATGCAGATCCGCGAGCTCGGCTTGCAGGACCGCGTTCATTTCCTCGGCAAACAGGACGACGTCGCGCAGGTCATTTCGATCGCGGATGTACTGCTGCTTCCGTCGGAGAAAGAGAGCTTCGGCCTCGTCGCGCTCGAAGCGATGGCTTGCGGCGTTCCGACGATCGGCTCGATCGCGGGCGGCATTCCGGAGCTCGTGACGCATGGCGAAACCGGCTTCCTGTCGCCGATCGGCGATACGGACAGCATGGCGTACAACGCGATCAAGCTGCTGCGCAACGAGGACTTGTACCGCAAGTTCCGCGAAGCTTGCTTGTACCGGGCGCGCCATGAATTCTGCAACGATTTGATCACGGCGGAATACGAGCGCATTTACTATAAGGTGCTGGGCATTGAAGCAGACATTCCGGTGCCGGTTTGCGAATAG
- a CDS encoding nucleotide pyrophosphohydrolase yields the protein MADIQREVDVYISQFKEGYFSPLSMLARMTEEVGELAREVNHLYGEKPKKKDEADNSIEMELGDILFIVVCFANSLGIDLAEAHDRVMHKFNTRDADRWTRKNVEP from the coding sequence ATGGCCGACATACAGCGGGAGGTCGACGTCTACATCTCGCAATTCAAGGAAGGCTACTTCAGTCCGCTGTCGATGCTGGCCAGAATGACCGAGGAAGTCGGCGAGCTCGCGCGCGAAGTTAACCATCTATACGGCGAGAAGCCGAAGAAGAAGGACGAGGCGGACAACTCCATCGAGATGGAGCTGGGCGATATATTATTCATCGTCGTTTGCTTCGCCAATTCGCTGGGCATCGATCTTGCCGAAGCGCATGACCGCGTCATGCATAAGTTTAATACTCGCGATGCCGACCGCTGGACGCGAAAAAACGTCGAACCGTAG